TAACATAGAAGATCACGTTATTTTTAGAATGTTTTATTCTTAACAAACGTgagtcctaaaaaaaaaaagcacaccgGAACATCACATGGTGGCtcattcattttctgttcatttaaaCGAGAAGGGAGTTAATGCTATTTAATGATGGTTAGCCACCTAGccaaaattatgtcacttaccCGCCTCCTCTTTGAATCCTGTTCGCCTCCCTTCTGAAAAGTCGTACACAAAAGGCCCAGCAGTTACCCatggcattttaaaatattactACAGTGTAGCTGCCTCGCGTGTGCTTCGCAGTAAGGCAGGATTTAGCATCTCTAGCTGCAGACAGTTTTGCGGGCTGTAATACTTCCTCATCTTCTTTTTTCTTAAACTAACAACAACACGATTCTCATTACCGCCGCCTAGAGTTGTATTTATAGTAATGTTTTTTTCACCTGCTTTCATTCAACATCATTAAAAAGTCATTGTTGAAAACCATACAAGTATTCaacaacattaacattctgactCCCATAGACTTGTACTGCAAAAATGAAAACCATTGCAGTTACATCGTTTGAGTTTTCTTCTTCAGTCAATGTCTAGAGATGTGAAGAAGTAGTCATTAAAGTCGTCATCAATTGGAGCACTTTCCACTTTTTTGGTTTTGACCTTCTGTGCAGTTGGGAGGCATCTGGGCATTAGTTTACGTCCGTTCTGAAAGAGAGATAGCTGGAGTTTAAATTTTGAACTTTAACAaatggagcttttctggcgacatTTACCATCTGATATCGTCAATAAAAGATTGGAAATGCCTTACTTACTGTATTAAAATAAGGTGAGACTTTCATTTCTGTCAGCGTGGACATTTGACTTGCAAAACCACACCAGAAGTGCATGATACTAAGGtaaagtagtatgaaaaagtatctgaacattttgtaatttctcacatttctgcataaaatcaccatcaattgtgatcttatctttgtcagaaccacacagatgaaaatacagtgtctgctttaactaaaaccacccaaacattctttttttttcataatttaatgaggacagcatgcaaacaatgacagaaggggggaaataagtaagtgaaccctctgcctaaggagacaaaaagagcaattgaaaccaatttttaccaaacattttaggtcaggtgtgcgcccaatcactgatgagtggtgtaAAGTTGCCCCgcccactgtaaaacacacaccaggtaagaaatgtcttgatgagaagcattgtctgatgagcATCATgggttggtcaaaagagctgtctgaaggcctgcgatcaaggatcgttaatttgtataaatccgggaaaggatacaaaaccatctctaaaagtctggatgttcatcaatcgacagtcagagaagttgtgtacaaatgaagagagtttggcactgtcgtttctctcccaaggagtggttgtccatcaaagatgacgccaagaattCAGCGCGGATTACTCaaagacgtaaaaaaaaaaaaaaaagaaccctagtgtgtctgcttaacacttacagaaatcactggcacagtccaatatctctgtgcacacatcaactatatctaaaactatggccaagaatggtgttcatgggaggattccacagaggaagccactgctgtctaaaaaaaaaaacattattgctcatttaatgttcgcaaagaggcatttggacactccaaggacgttttggcaaattactttgtggactgatgaaaccaaagttgaattgtttgggagtaacatacaatgtcatgtgtggaggaaaaatggaaaagcttaccaacatcaacacctcatccccaccgtgaagcatggtggacggagcgtcatgatttggggctgttttgctacctcggggcctggacaacttgcaattattaatggaagaatgaattcaaaagtttatcaggatgttttagaTTGTTAGATTGTTGttagatgttttgcaggaaaacctgaggccatctgtcagaaagttgaagctaaaaagaggatggatgttgcaacaagacaatgatccaaaacacagaaataaatcaacttcagaatggtttcagaagaacaaaatacatgttctcgagtggcccagtcaaagtcgagacatcccaggaatctgaccgaACTACCAGTGGcggcaccagggggtggccagggccactggccaccccgcttgccagtatatcgttagattgttgcagcatcagttatgcatttcatcccaaatgaatgcatttattttgttttgtttacttaaatgtacaccttatgcctaatatacacttaacacaataaaacagaattgttgtggaactcaaaatgttgactggacagttatggactatgcacattaaatcattagtaacatcaaatattacacaatacaccaaagtatatcagaagccgtgtccttaagtctttctgatagttttcccctgacctttttactgcaataatataacaaaaacctgaaattatggcttttagttttggccaccccaagattttaagtagccccatctggccacccctatgaaaaatttctggaggcgccactgcggaCTACAGCAATTTttggagagaagaatgggccaagattagtcctgattgatatgccagatgatctgcagctacaggaagcatctggttgaagttatttctgACAAAGGGGGGAAGGGggccaaaatattaaatgtgatggttcaattacttattttttgccccttctgtcattgtttgcaaactatcctcattaaaatatgaaaacctataaatgtttgggtggttttagttaaagcagacacttgtcttttttttttatctgtgtgattttgacacattttttcttcagatgctttttcataccactgtatatttacccttttcgaCCCTTAAGATCACTATTCTTAATTTACTGACATACTTTGTCAATACGAACGTCAGAAAAATTCAAAGACCATGTTTTGGTTATAATGGAAGCTGTTCAATACTTGACATGATACAATGATTTGTTAATGCGGTAACATTTTATGACATAGTTTATAACTAAAGGGCGAGAAAAACAagtattacaaaaaaatgtaaatgactTACTGTTTTCTTGGCGTCAGACAGGGACCTCTCCAAATACCTCTTCATCCTTTCTATCTGTTTTTCTCTTTGCAACCTCAGCTTTTCTTCACGTTGCCTAAGGTTAAAAGATTCCAAAAACAGACATTTAACGCAAACATATGACTGTGCCATGCATTCAAGTCAGCACAATAATTCCTTTACTTAAATGTCAAGTGTAAATTATGCCTCTATATTTTTCATGTGGTACACAATGTCATGGTGTGGCTGTAGGTCACACTTGGTAGGGGCTTACCTGGTCCTCCTCTCGCTGGCCTTGATCTTTTGCATCAGTTCCAAACTTTCCTTGGGTATTTCTTCAAGACAATGTAGCAGTGAAGACAACTGCTTCTCAATGCTGGCTAGTTTTTCCAAGGTGCTACATTTGCTTAATCTGTCATCAACACAGCAACTATACACCTCAGCAACCTTTTCTCCGAGCACCCTCATCATTTCATCCTGCAATCAAGCAAGGATGTCCACAAAGTTAAAGTTTCATGTGATTTCCATCCATACATCCAATAAAATGTGGTGAAACGTGCTTTTTATTTCCTTACCTCATCTTGTGTTTTCAGCTCAATATGGAGCTGAACCTTCTTTTTCAGCTCCAAAGATCTTGTCTTCTCTTCCTCAATTCTCTTGTTCACATCATTTATTTGCTTGTTCAAAAGTTCTTCATCTTTTTCACTAGATGAGTAATATTGTAGAaagagtacttttttttttacacatttctAGATCAGTAATAGATTGTGCTTACGTTCTCTTCCTGACTTCCTCCATTGACTGTTGGAGATCCTCTAGTGTCTCTTCAGCTCTTGTAGAGTTCTTGATCAAGGACAAGTTCTGCTCAGTTAGCTCTGTCATCAGTTCAATAAGTTGCTTGGGATCTGTGAAGTACAAGTCTGGTTCATCCTGTGTGGAAACAACATTGCAAGTCAATAAACAGGAAGCCACATCATCGCAGTAGATTTCAGTCAAACTGACCTCATATTGTGAACTATCAATGTCTGGTTCATAATGTTTTGCGGGTTgggaatctgcagtgttgctTTGCTGATctgtaattaaaaaatcaaataaataaacaaaaacaattgttGATCGTCTTGTAGGAATTTATTGTGATTTCTTCCTGAAGTTCAGCGTGTTTTATTAGTTCTgagtgacctgaaaagaatgttGAGTTCTCTGACTCCCTGTTTTGCTCAGCTTTTCTGTTTTTATCCACTTGGACTTTCTTGAGTAGCTTTGCTCTCTGAGTCTCCTGCCACTCAATTGGAGACAACTTGAAGAGAAGATCCCTGTATCTTTTATACTCTTGGAGTATTTCTTCATAATTGGCAACTTCACTAATAACAATAAGGATTTGGTTTAGAACTTGATTGGTTAAAGTAATTTATATCCTATGTAAAATGAAATCGGCACCTTCTTACTGAGGATATTTCAGAAGACAACTTCTTGATCTCAGCAGTTTTCTCTTGTTTGGACTTCGCCTCTTGTTCAAAACTGACAATTTAGAGGGAGATGAATGAAAGATAAAGGGCAAAACTAATGAGACATTTCGAAAGAACTATATGTTTAAATTGCTTTTACAATGTTTGGGCCTCTGAAGACTTCTTCTCATTCTCTCTCAGGAACGCAACAAAGCTCTGATTGTCCTGTTCAATGGTCTTCTCCAATTCCTTCAGCCGTCTCTCCTCTTTTGCGATAGACTTATCCATCTTACAAATCTCGGATCGCTTTGTCATTAGTGTTATCTGAGGGAGAATGGAAGTGGAGGGATTGTATGAGGATGGAGAGCATGTAAAGGCAAAGTCGTGATTGCAAGATACATTTTTACACATcttgatttaaaatgtacaaTGTGCCAGTGCAGATATGTCACATGAGAATAAACTTCTAAAGTGAGAACATTCACAATGCTATCCCAAATGAAGGTGATTCCTGCAGTTTTCTACCTCTAACACGGCCTTCTGACGCTCCATAGAGATTAAGTCATGTTTACTTTCTCTCAATATGTTCCctagaaacaaacaaaccacATGTTTGAAATGCAAGTTTTGAAGTTCTAGAAAAatccacatttttaaaaaatcactttCAACTTACTCTGCTTCAACAAAGCTGTCTTTAGCTCACGCCTTGCTGGTGTTTGTATTTGGAGTGTTGGCTTACTCTTGGCTTGCTTCAGAATCTTCACCCTTTCTTTTACCtgctcttcttcctcctcctcctttagCTGCTTGAGAATCTCTTTCCTTTGCTCTGCCATCATTCGAGCAGTGTAATTTGTCTTCTTATGAATTGGAAGAGACAGGAAGCTGTGCATCTCCTGAGCACGGAGGACAAGATAATTACAGAATGGACAGATTGTAATACTTGCACACATGCACAGACACACACCATTTGTCGGTCATCTTTTTCAATTAAACTTTGCGATAGAACTTTCTTACTGT
This Corythoichthys intestinalis isolate RoL2023-P3 chromosome 11, ASM3026506v1, whole genome shotgun sequence DNA region includes the following protein-coding sequences:
- the cfap100 gene encoding cilia- and flagella-associated protein 100 isoform X2 — protein: MHSFLSLPIHKKTNYTARMMAEQRKEILKQLKEEEEEEQVKERVKILKQAKSKPTLQIQTPARRELKTALLKQRNILRESKHDLISMERQKAVLEITLMTKRSEICKMDKSIAKEERRLKELEKTIEQDNQSFVAFLRENEKKSSEAQTFFEQEAKSKQEKTAEIKKLSSEISSVRSEVANYEEILQEYKRYRDLLFKLSPIEWQETQRAKLLKKVQVDKNRKAEQNRESENSTFFSDQQSNTADSQPAKHYEPDIDSSQYEDEPDLYFTDPKQLIELMTELTEQNLSLIKNSTRAEETLEDLQQSMEEVRKRTEKDEELLNKQINDVNKRIEEEKTRSLELKKKVQLHIELKTQDEDEMMRVLGEKVAEVYSCCVDDRLSKCSTLEKLASIEKQLSSLLHCLEEIPKESLELMQKIKASERRTRQREEKLRLQREKQIERMKRYLERSLSDAKKTNGRKLMPRCLPTAQKVKTKKVESAPIDDDFNDYFFTSLDID
- the cfap100 gene encoding cilia- and flagella-associated protein 100 isoform X1, yielding MSSDTSDTKSNMADVKKRRIRRPTLQSHLNSPNSKKVLSQSLIEKDDRQMEMHSFLSLPIHKKTNYTARMMAEQRKEILKQLKEEEEEEQVKERVKILKQAKSKPTLQIQTPARRELKTALLKQRNILRESKHDLISMERQKAVLEITLMTKRSEICKMDKSIAKEERRLKELEKTIEQDNQSFVAFLRENEKKSSEAQTFFEQEAKSKQEKTAEIKKLSSEISSVRSEVANYEEILQEYKRYRDLLFKLSPIEWQETQRAKLLKKVQVDKNRKAEQNRESENSTFFSDQQSNTADSQPAKHYEPDIDSSQYEDEPDLYFTDPKQLIELMTELTEQNLSLIKNSTRAEETLEDLQQSMEEVRKRTEKDEELLNKQINDVNKRIEEEKTRSLELKKKVQLHIELKTQDEDEMMRVLGEKVAEVYSCCVDDRLSKCSTLEKLASIEKQLSSLLHCLEEIPKESLELMQKIKASERRTRQREEKLRLQREKQIERMKRYLERSLSDAKKTNGRKLMPRCLPTAQKVKTKKVESAPIDDDFNDYFFTSLDID